The Subtercola sp. PAMC28395 genome segment GTGGGCGGTGTGCTGGGTGCCCTCGTCGCGATTCCCGTGGCCGCCTCGGCCATCATCATCATCGAGAAGGTGGTGTTCCCGAAGCAGGACGCGAAGTAAGGCACTCCGTGCCGGGGGAGGGTTTGCGAGGGCACCCCTGACGTGAGCTGCGGAACGATGCCCACGTCCGGCCGGGACTCGACGCGCCGGTCCGAAACTTCAACACACTCCGTGCCGGGGGAGGGTTTGCGAGGGCACCCCTGAGGTGAGCTGCGGAACGATGCCCACGTCCGGCCGGGACTCGACGCGCCGGTCCGAAACTTCAACACACTCCGTGCCGGGGGAGGGTTTGCGAGGGCACCCCTGACGTGAGCTGCGGAACGATGCCCACGTCCGGCCGGGGCTCACGGGTCAGTCCGAAACTCTGAAGCGTTGGGTTTGGCGCCGCCTGCGGGGTGAGCTGCGGAACGATGCCCACGTCCGGCCGTGGCGGGGGCGTCAGTCCGAAGGCGCTATGGGATGGCGTGCGGGTGCTCGACGGAGGCGCATCCGCCCAGCTCCGCCCGAAGTGCAGTGGCAGCCAGCGGCGCGGACTCAGGCGCGGGGGCGGGGCTTCAGGTAGAGAGCGGCCAGGGGAGGGAGGGTCAGCTCCACGGAGGCGGGGCGTCCCGACCAGGGCACGCTCTCGGCGGTGACGGCACCGAAGTTGCCGACGCCCGAACCGCCGAACTCGACGGCGTCGGTGTTGATGATCTCGTCCCAGATTCCGCCGAACGGCAGACCCACGCGGTACGGGCCGACAGGGGCGCCGGAGAAGTTCATCAGGACAGCGATCGGGTTGCCGTCGGCATCCCATCGAAGGAAGGAGACGAGGTTCTTCTCGCTCGACCCGCCGTCGATCCACTCGAAGCCGCCGGATTCGTTGTCGCGCGCCCAGAGCGCCGGGTTCTCGCGATAGACGGTGTTCAGCGACGAGACGAGGTGCAACAGTGCCCGGTGCACCGGCTGGTCGAGGATCCACCAGTCGAGGCCCCGTTCCTCGCTCCACTCCGAGGGCTGGCCGAACTCCTGGCCCATGAACAGCAGCTGCTTGCCCGGGTGCGCCCACATGAAGCCGAGGTACGCCCTCAGGTTCGCGAGCTTCTGCCAGTGGTCGCCCGGCATCTTCGACAGGAGTGATCCCTTGCCGTGCACGACCTCGTCGTGCGAGATCGGCAGCATGAAATTCTCGCTGAATGCGTACAGGAACGAGAACGTGATCTCACCGTGGTGGTGCGAGCGGTAGAGCGGATCTGTCTCGATGTACTGCAGGCTGTCGTGCATCCACCCCATGTTCCACTTGATGCCGAAGCCGAGCCCGCCCTGGTTCGTCGGGTGCGTAACGCCCGGCCAGCTGGTCGACTCCTCGGCGATCATCACGATGCCGGGGTAGCGTCGGTAGGCTGTGGCGTTGACCTCCTGCAGCAGACTGATCGCCTCGAGGTTCTCACGCCCGCCGTACTGGTTCGGCAGCCATTCGCCCGCCTTGCGCGAATAGTCGAGGTAGAGCATCGAGGCCACGGCATCGACCCGCAACCCATCGATGTGGAATTCCTCGAACCAGTACAGCGCATTCGCGACGAGGAAGTTGCGCACCTTCGAGTCTCCGAAGTTGAAGACCAGTGTGCCCCAGTCCGGTTGCTCACCGCGTCGCGGATCTGCGTGCTCGTAGAGGGGCTGGCCGTCGAAGTTCGCCAGGGCGAAGGAGTCCTTCGGAAAGTGACCCGGTACCCAGTCGAGAAGCACGCCGATGCCCGCCTGATGCAGGCGGTCGATGAGGTACCGCAGGTCATCCGGAGTGCCGAAGCGTGCCGTCGGTGCGTAGTAGCCGGTGACCTGGTAGCCCCATGACCCGCCGAATGGATGCTCGGCCAGGGGCATGAACTCGACGTGGGTGAAGCCCAGCTCGTTCATGTAGTCGATCAGCTGATCGGCCAGCGAACGGTAGTCGAGCCCGGGCCGCCACGAGCCGAGGTGCATCTCGTAGACGCTCATCGGCGAGTTGTGCGGGTCGGTCTCTGCCCGCGTCTGCATCCACTCCCCATCGGCCCATTCGTAGCTCGACTGGGTGATGACCGAGGCCGTCAAAGGCGGCACTTCGGTTCGGCGCGCCATCGGGTCTGCCTTGCTCACCCAGCCGCCGTGCTGTGTCAGCAGCTCGAACTTGTAGTTGCTGCCGGGCGCGAGGTCGGGAATGAACACCTCCCAGACGCCGGTCGCGCCCAGGCTGCGCATCGAGTGGCGTGTGCCGTCCCAACCGTTGAAGTCGCCGATCACGCGCACAGCGCGGGCATGTGGCGCCCAGACCGCGAACGAGGTGCCGGTGGTCGCCGAGTCGATGCCGTGGTGTGTGCGGTGGTGCGCCCCCAGAACGTCCCACAGCTGCTCGTGGCGGCCTTCGCCGATGAGGTGGAGGTCGAGTTCACCGAGTGTCGGTGAGAAGCGGTAAGGGTCATCGGCCGACCAGGTGGAGCCGTCGCCGTACGTGGCATCGATGAGGTAGTCGTCGAGCCCGGTGATGGTGAAACCCTGCCAGATGCCGCCGTACAAGTGGGTCAGCTGGGTGCGTGCCCCGTTGGAGAGCACCGCGACAACTTCGGTGGCGAGCGGACGAAGGGTGCGGATGACCGTGATGGGGTCGCCCGCACTGCCGGGGTCGATGAGGTGCTGGCCCAGGATGGAGTGTGGGTCGTAGTACGAACCGCTGGCGACCTGCTGCAGAACGTTCTCATCGATCTCGGGAATGGTCAGGGCGGTGAGGCCGTCGATCTGGGCCATCAGGTGTTGTCCGTTTCGTCGAGGTTCTGTGAGTCTGAGCCGGCGGCGGCCGTCGCGTCAGCCGGCTCGTCGGGGCTGTAGTGCACCGACAGGATGTGGACCGGCTCGGCGAAGGAATTCAGCCGCACGTAGTTGTCTGCGCCCCAGAGCCAAGAGGCGCCCGTGACCGCGTCGGTCACTCGGAACTGCGCCCCGGGCTCGAGGCCGAACTTGGTCACGTCGAGGCGAACGGTGGTCTCCCGTACCGACCAGGGGTCGACGTTCGCGACCACGATCAGGCCGTCAGGAAGGCCGCTCTCGGTGAACTCGCCCGCGATGTATTTGCTGTACACGAGAACCGAGTCGTCGTCGCTGGCATGGATGTCGAGATTGCGCAGCTGGTGAAGCGCGGGGTGTTCCGCCCTCGCCTTGTTGAGCAGGGTGAGGTACGGCGCAATCGAGGTTCCGGCGGCCGTTGCCGCCTCGAAGTCGCGTGGCCGGTATTCGTACTTCTCGTTGTCGATGTTCTCTTCGGAGCCGGGCCTGGCGACGTTCTCGATCAGCTCGTATCCCGAATACACTCCCCAGGTCGGCGACGCCGTCGCCGCGATCGCCGCCCTGATCTTGTACGCTGGGCGACCGCCGAACTGCAGGTAGGCGTGCAGGATGTCGGGCGTGTTCACGAACAGGTTGGGCCTGAAGAACGCCGCCGTCTCGTGTGCGAGCCCATCGAGGAACTCTTCGAGCTCCTCCTTCGTGTTGCGCCAGGTGAAGTAGGTGTACGACTGCTGGAAGCCCACCTTGGCGAGCGTCTGCATCAGCGCCGGCCGTGTGAAGGCCTCCGCGAGGAAGATGACGTCGGGATGCTCGGAGTTGACGGTGGCGATGATCCACTCCCAGAAGTCCAGCGGCTTCGTGTGGGGGTTGTCGACCCTGAAGATCCGCACGCCGGCAGCGATCCAGAACCGCAGAATGCGGAGTGCCTCTGCGCGGATACCGGCGGGATCGTTGTCGAAGTTGATCGGATAGATGTCCTGGTACTTCTTCGGCGGGTTCTCGGCGTAGGCGATGGACCCGTCGGGCAGGGTCGTGAACCACTCGGGGTGCTGCTTCACCCAGGGATGATCGGGCGAGGCCTGGAGCGCGAAGTCGAGCGCTATCTCGAGCCCGAGTTTCTCGGCTGCGGCACGGAAGATCTTGAACTGCGCGACCGTACCGAGGTCGGGATGCACGGCATCGTGGCCGCCGGCTTCGCCCCCGATCGCCCACGGAGAGCCGGGGTCGCCCGGTTCCACAGTGAGGGAGTTGTTGGGGCCCTTGCGGAAGGCCTCACCGATGGGATGGATCGGCGGCAGGTAGAGCACGTCGAATCCCATTGCTGCTACGGCAGGCAGGCGACGCGCGGCAGTGCGGAAGGTCCCGCTGGTGAACGTTCCGTCGGCCTGCTCCACAGCTCCGACCGAACGGGGGAAGAACTCGTACCAGGCGCCGTAGCCGGCGCGCTCGCGTTCGACTTTCAGTTCGTGCCAGTCGGAGAACGTGTCGAGGCTCGCGATCGGGCGATTCTCCACGGCGTGCAACACGGCCGCCGAGGTTGCCTGCTCGAGCCTGTCTGCAGCGGGGATGGCCGCGTCGACCACGAACAGGGCGAGGTCGTCGAACAGTGCACGTTCCTCTACGGGGCGCTCGGCATCGGCGCCGGCGAAGAGAAACAGTTTGCTCGCGATGGCGAAGGTCAGCTCGACATCGATCCCGGCGGGGACCTTGATCGAGGCGTTGTGCTCCCAGGTGGCGTAGTCGTCGCTGAAGGCGCGGATACGGAATCTCCACGCACCCTGCGTTGGCACATGGGCGAGTGTTTGAAAGCGATCGATGCCGGTGCCGATCATCCGGAGCCCGTGGGAGGAGGCCGCACCCGTTGGGTCGACGAGCTCGAGCCTGGCACCGACGGCGTCGTGGCCCTCGCGAAACACCGTTGCGCCGAACGGGATCACTTCACCGGCGAAAGCCTTTGCCGGCCATCGGCCGCCGGAGACCTGAGGGAAGACGTCGACGATGGGGATACGCCCGATCGCGGGGGTGAAGCCGGGTTCCGTCGGAGCCCCGGCTCGCTTGGGTGCCGCTCGGCCGGATGTCTTTGCCACTGTCTTAGCCACAGATTGACCGTACCAACAAAGGTCAGGGGAGGCGGCGGAAAAATTGCCCCCTTGTGCGTTTAACGTTCCGTAACGTACCTGTTCTAGGCTTGCGCGACAGGGGCAACGATGGAGCGCACCCGACACGTTGCTCCGTCAGTACCGAGGCACTGCTGTGTTCTTCGAAGGAGCTGTACGTGAAGGCAATACGCAAGTTCACCGTTCGATCTGTTCTGCCCCCTGAGCTGAAATCCGTGGGACAGCTTGCGGCGAACCTCCGCTGGTCGTGGCACGAGCCGACGCGCAGGCTCTTCGCGCATATCTCGCCAGACGACTGGGAGGCCAGCCTCGGTGACCCGATCGCGCTACTCGGTGCCGTCAGCCCTGCCAGACTGGCTGCCCTGGCCTCCGACGAGGGTTTCGTGGCCTGGGCGAACAGCCTGCGCGACGATCTGCATCGGTATCTCACCGAACCCCGCTGGTACCAGGGCCTCGAGGGGCCCAAGCCCCGTAGCATCGGCTACTTCTCACCCGAGTTCGGCATCGCCGCCGCGCTGCCGCAGTACTCCGGCGGGCTCGGGATACTGGCCGGGGACCATCTCAAGGCGGCATCGGACCTCGGGGTGCCCATCATCGGCGTCGGGCTGTTCTACCGTGCCGGGTACTTCCGGCAGGCGATCTCGCGTGACGGTTGGCAGCAGGAAAGCTACCCGATCCTCGACCCCGACGGGCTGCCGTTGAACGTGCTGCGGCTGGCGGACGGATCACCCGCCCAGGTCGTGCTTGCTCTTCCCGACGACCGCGCGCTCTACGCCCGGATCTGGCAGGCGCAGGTCGGGCGCATCCGGTTGCTGCTGCTCGACACCGACATCCCCGACAACGACGAAGACCTGCGGAGTGTCACCGACCGCCTGTACGGCGGCGGGGGTGAACATCGCCTGCTGCAGGAACTCCTCCTGGGGATCGGGGGAGTGCGCGCACTGAAGATCCTGGCGGAACTCACCGAGCAGCCGGAGCCCCAGGTCTTCCACACCAACGAAGGTCACGCCGGTTTTCTCGGCCTCGAGCGCATCTGCGACCTCATCGGCGAGGGGCTGTCGTTCGATGCCGCCCTGCAGGTGGTTCGTGCGGGCACGGTCTTCACCACCCACACTCCGGTTCCGGCCGGCATAGACCGGTTCGATGCCGCTGTCGTCGAGCGCTACTTCTCCACCGACCTCCTCCCCGGAGTCGACGTATCGGCCATTCTGGCGCTCGGCAATGAGGTCGCCAACGGCGGAGACCCTGGCATGTTCAACATGGCGATCATGGGCCTGCGCCTCGCGCAGCGGGCCAACGGCGTGTCGAAGCTGCACGGCGAGGTGAGCCGCGGAATGTTCGCAGGGCTCTGGCCGGGCTTCGACAGGGCCGATGTGCCGATCACCTCTGTGACCAATGGTGTGCACGCCCCGACCTGGACAGATCCGCTTCTCATGGAGCTCGCGCAGAACCGGCTCGGCACCCCCGACACGGCCACGGCCGACTGGATGTCGCCTGACGTCACCGACGACGACCTCTGGGCGGTTCGAAACGACATGCGCCGCCAGCTGGTGGCCGATGCCAGGCACCGCGTGACCGAAGCGTGGCTCGAGCGGAGCCCCGGCTCGATTCCTCCTTCGTGGTATCGCACCCTGCTCGACCCCGCCGTGCTCACGATCGGGTTCGCCCGGCGAGTACCGACCTACAAGCGCCTCACGCTGATGCTCCGCGACCCTGCCCGCCTGAAGTCGATCCTGCTCAACCCGACGCAGCCGGTACAGCTCGTGATCGCCGGCAAGTCGCACCCTGCTGACGAAGAAGGCAAGCGCCTCATCCAGAAGCTTGTGCAG includes the following:
- the glgB gene encoding 1,4-alpha-glucan branching protein GlgB; the encoded protein is MAQIDGLTALTIPEIDENVLQQVASGSYYDPHSILGQHLIDPGSAGDPITVIRTLRPLATEVVAVLSNGARTQLTHLYGGIWQGFTITGLDDYLIDATYGDGSTWSADDPYRFSPTLGELDLHLIGEGRHEQLWDVLGAHHRTHHGIDSATTGTSFAVWAPHARAVRVIGDFNGWDGTRHSMRSLGATGVWEVFIPDLAPGSNYKFELLTQHGGWVSKADPMARRTEVPPLTASVITQSSYEWADGEWMQTRAETDPHNSPMSVYEMHLGSWRPGLDYRSLADQLIDYMNELGFTHVEFMPLAEHPFGGSWGYQVTGYYAPTARFGTPDDLRYLIDRLHQAGIGVLLDWVPGHFPKDSFALANFDGQPLYEHADPRRGEQPDWGTLVFNFGDSKVRNFLVANALYWFEEFHIDGLRVDAVASMLYLDYSRKAGEWLPNQYGGRENLEAISLLQEVNATAYRRYPGIVMIAEESTSWPGVTHPTNQGGLGFGIKWNMGWMHDSLQYIETDPLYRSHHHGEITFSFLYAFSENFMLPISHDEVVHGKGSLLSKMPGDHWQKLANLRAYLGFMWAHPGKQLLFMGQEFGQPSEWSEERGLDWWILDQPVHRALLHLVSSLNTVYRENPALWARDNESGGFEWIDGGSSEKNLVSFLRWDADGNPIAVLMNFSGAPVGPYRVGLPFGGIWDEIINTDAVEFGGSGVGNFGAVTAESVPWSGRPASVELTLPPLAALYLKPRPRA
- a CDS encoding alpha-1,4-glucan--maltose-1-phosphate maltosyltransferase, yielding MAKTVAKTSGRAAPKRAGAPTEPGFTPAIGRIPIVDVFPQVSGGRWPAKAFAGEVIPFGATVFREGHDAVGARLELVDPTGAASSHGLRMIGTGIDRFQTLAHVPTQGAWRFRIRAFSDDYATWEHNASIKVPAGIDVELTFAIASKLFLFAGADAERPVEERALFDDLALFVVDAAIPAADRLEQATSAAVLHAVENRPIASLDTFSDWHELKVERERAGYGAWYEFFPRSVGAVEQADGTFTSGTFRTAARRLPAVAAMGFDVLYLPPIHPIGEAFRKGPNNSLTVEPGDPGSPWAIGGEAGGHDAVHPDLGTVAQFKIFRAAAEKLGLEIALDFALQASPDHPWVKQHPEWFTTLPDGSIAYAENPPKKYQDIYPINFDNDPAGIRAEALRILRFWIAAGVRIFRVDNPHTKPLDFWEWIIATVNSEHPDVIFLAEAFTRPALMQTLAKVGFQQSYTYFTWRNTKEELEEFLDGLAHETAAFFRPNLFVNTPDILHAYLQFGGRPAYKIRAAIAATASPTWGVYSGYELIENVARPGSEENIDNEKYEYRPRDFEAATAAGTSIAPYLTLLNKARAEHPALHQLRNLDIHASDDDSVLVYSKYIAGEFTESGLPDGLIVVANVDPWSVRETTVRLDVTKFGLEPGAQFRVTDAVTGASWLWGADNYVRLNSFAEPVHILSVHYSPDEPADATAAAGSDSQNLDETDNT
- the glgP gene encoding alpha-glucan family phosphorylase produces the protein MKAIRKFTVRSVLPPELKSVGQLAANLRWSWHEPTRRLFAHISPDDWEASLGDPIALLGAVSPARLAALASDEGFVAWANSLRDDLHRYLTEPRWYQGLEGPKPRSIGYFSPEFGIAAALPQYSGGLGILAGDHLKAASDLGVPIIGVGLFYRAGYFRQAISRDGWQQESYPILDPDGLPLNVLRLADGSPAQVVLALPDDRALYARIWQAQVGRIRLLLLDTDIPDNDEDLRSVTDRLYGGGGEHRLLQELLLGIGGVRALKILAELTEQPEPQVFHTNEGHAGFLGLERICDLIGEGLSFDAALQVVRAGTVFTTHTPVPAGIDRFDAAVVERYFSTDLLPGVDVSAILALGNEVANGGDPGMFNMAIMGLRLAQRANGVSKLHGEVSRGMFAGLWPGFDRADVPITSVTNGVHAPTWTDPLLMELAQNRLGTPDTATADWMSPDVTDDDLWAVRNDMRRQLVADARHRVTEAWLERSPGSIPPSWYRTLLDPAVLTIGFARRVPTYKRLTLMLRDPARLKSILLNPTQPVQLVIAGKSHPADEEGKRLIQKLVQFASDPEVRHRIVFLPNYDIGMAQKLYPGTDVWLNNPLRPLEACGTSGMKAALNGGLNLSILDGWWNEFYDGENGWAIPTADSAESAEERDQLESEALYDLIEHQVAPRFYDRNSEGVPERWTKSIRHTLATLSPSLSAERMVSEYVTRLYVPACAAEKAVSGHDYAPAIALSDWKARERAAWPSVAVVHVESGGLDDTPQVGDELQVRARVNLGSLTPDDVSVEVVYGHTAVGDQLTDARAVALAPTVVSTSTTPLTVVAPGVVPTDADGLYGFSGTVVLEHAGSFGYTVRVVPRHELLASSAELGLIATAR